The Gammaproteobacteria bacterium region TCTAAAAAGGGTTTGGCGGTTTTCCAGAGATCGAGTTCGTCATAGAGTTCGCGACCTAAGCCTTCGATGTTTAACAGGGTTTTTTGTAGCAGCACCAATTGTGGTTGTACTTCCATATCAAAACGGCGCGCGGTTTGAAATAGACTGATGAGTAAGCGACCGAAGGAAATATCTTTAATCGGTTTTTCAAAAATGGGTTCGCAGACAGTGCGAATAGCGGCCTCAAATTCTTCGACAGGGGTGTCGGCAGGCACCCATTCGGATTCAATATGCAGTTCGGCAACGCGCCTATAGTCACGATTAAAAAAGGCTAAAAAATTTGACGCCAAATAGTGTTTATCTCTGTTAGATAGCGTGCCCATAATGCCAAAGTCGATAGCCATATAGCGACCATCGGGACGGACAAAGACATTGCCAGGATGCATGTCGGCATGAAAAAAGCTATCGCGAAATACCTGGGTGAAAAAGATTTCAACACCTTGTTCTGACAGATGTTTAAAATCAACACCAGCGTCTTTGAGGCCTTGAATGTCACTGATTTGAATGCCGTAGATACGTTCCATGGTCATAACATTGCGGCGCGTATAGTCCCAATAGACTTCGGGAACGTAGAGCAGTTCGGTATCAATGAAATTACGTCTTAGTTGTGTCGCGTTGGCCGCTTCATGGCTAAGATTAAGTTCATTCATGATGGTCTTTTCGTAATGTTCGACGACTTCGACAGGGCGTAATCGTCTACCATCTTGCCAATATTTTTGGGCGAGGTGTGCCACGGTATAAAGTAACTCAACGTCACGTTTGATGCGTTTTTTAATATCAGGTCGTACTACTTTAACAATAACGTCGCTACCGTCTTTGAGGTGCGCGGCATGAACCTGGGC contains the following coding sequences:
- the ubiB gene encoding ubiquinone biosynthesis regulatory protein kinase UbiB yields the protein MIKASQLFRLIHINYVLMKHGLDEIILATHLFRPIRFLIYLSPWYWLKRDKGMRGERIRLVLEELGPVFVKFGQIVSTRRDLLAPDIAEELAKLQDQVPPFAGDIARTIIEKELGAAINDIYQDFDETPLASASIAQVHAAHLKDGSDVIVKVVRPDIKKRIKRDVELLYTVAHLAQKYWQDGRRLRPVEVVEHYEKTIMNELNLSHEAANATQLRRNFIDTELLYVPEVYWDYTRRNVMTMERIYGIQISDIQGLKDAGVDFKHLSEQGVEIFFTQVFRDSFFHADMHPGNVFVRPDGRYMAIDFGIMGTLSNRDKHYLASNFLAFFNRDYRRVAELHIESEWVPADTPVEEFEAAIRTVCEPIFEKPIKDISFGRLLISLFQTARRFDMEVQPQLVLLQKTLLNIEGLGRELYDELDLWKTAKPFLERWMSEQIGPRAFVNSLKKNAPWWIENLPDLPRTLQTALESSKHQAQYAKQQAIEMQQLKRDIQRGQQRTFIAISASAALIAAAVIYGLDGFEPYMIGEAPLLTWLLGIFALYLFIIHWPSGKD